In Mercurialis annua linkage group LG6, ddMerAnnu1.2, whole genome shotgun sequence, the following are encoded in one genomic region:
- the LOC126685722 gene encoding uncharacterized protein LOC126685722 codes for MAEAYFFESPLLLSKPDPSECPFPVWSRSELPTPIQELIMEGGSGDGVVLCDCGTPARVQTSTTEKNPGRRFYCCPKPNNPDCKFFQWIDKGLDGYAHMVVTNLKMEVTHLQNERNAALLQAGEVRAHLAAKVLENSSLKGEVDALKEIVDMYKHENQILKEEMGLEMMEVETLKERIEEVQLHHAQAKKIKTKLTYGLYECGVVTAGAVLYALYR; via the exons ATGGCGGAAGCGTATTTTTTTGAGTCTCCTCTTCTCCTCTCCAAACCTGACCCCTCTGAGTGTCCATTCCCTGTCTGGTCCCGTAGTGAGCTTCCAACACCAATACAAGAGCTAATTATGGAAGGTGGTAGTGGTGATGGCGTTGTTCTGTGTGATTGTGGAACTCCGGCGCGAGTTCAGACCTCAACCACTGAGAAAAATCCAGGCCGGAGGTTCTATTGCTGCCCAAAACCAAAT AATCCAGATTGTAAGTTCTTTCAGTGGATTGACAAAGGTTTAGATGGCTACGCACATATGGTGGTCACTAACTTGAAGATGGAGGTGACTCATTTGCAAAACGAACGTAATGCAGCTCTTCTACAAGCTGGTGAAGTCAGAGCTCATTTGGCAGCTAAGGTGTTAGAGAATAGTTCACTGAAGGGAGAAGTTGATGCCCTAAAGGAGATTGTTGACATGTACAAACATGAGAACCAAATTCTGAAGGAAGAAATGGGGCTGGAAATGATGGAGGTGGAGACATTGAAGGAGAGGATTGAGGAAGTGCAGTTGCACCATGCACAAGCcaagaaaatcaaaacaaagcTGACCTATGGATTGTATGAATGTGGGGTAGTTACTGCTGGGGCAGTTCTTTATGCATTATATCGCTAG
- the LOC126687311 gene encoding fanconi-associated nuclease 1 homolog isoform X1, whose amino-acid sequence MLTGRESLIRLIGKRRRFLPNRHTLLQDNTAKEDEQIQQNEVSTTTTTTDDWVSCPVCGTRIRGEDSVINSHLDVCLSSGKRRKLTQRTLHQLNFCSQLQKASSSVVQNDIDTGSIKSVAAGVENDESNPCEAIPLFIEPISVENDDSNPCEAMPLFIEPISVENGMSSEAEKSFDGHRTNFHADPPSLTLKDGVSEFDSTTTLDGILATPFETFIVGRRFSVKKEVNLGERICLLRDPENVKDPNAIKVLLEDSALCIGLGFLPRELAQSLSPLIEKYSLAFEGHVISVPKSSLDAVPIQVVCCKVMSHGDRDHSEVEAFKCLWRNMLHVVESAKSYESSNTKYQQNFCLLVQEVLRGNPHLFTDGEKTFMESFVFLSDDSQRLFVRLYTRKGPWFRLSNIIYPEVFDTKQAIKELSATGYIYSFEDSKNLPNSDIKEILNVLTKSELREILCMLKKNGTQSGRKQEIIAYLLSTYKDGTCLFLPTEVFNRTGMCIKISSKAESLIWRAERLFFMNGEQDLSAFLLVDLGIVKYPTYNCIISEHIFSTRSNFLAYEEAIEVAQIMDESLEENKNDLVLRCINIAESFLSSSTAKEPQSMTSDTAVATLSCFSASWVYSKVVFLGISFLEHERRYQDAIGMLKRLLACFPCDRRRGYWILRLSIDLEHIGCPNDSLLVAEDGLSDPWVRAGSRIALQKRVLRLGKPPRRWKVPSFSQSMKRKIKEVHIQGRPLNSEVGKKSRFYGEDGEQCGVEQLALQYYAGDGGGWQGVHAESGIWLTIFGLLMWGIIFSDVPNVFLNRFQTAPLDLETDGFYTARKTLIESHLQKIHDGLAEEIIIESWELNSGTSCRGVNWGRFSLSEVRAAVTCIGGPCLASLCRHLAQDYRSWSSGMPDLFLWRFYEEYRGEAKLVEVKGPKDRLSEQQHAWLLLLMDCGFNTEVCKVSPVSFDT is encoded by the exons ATGTTAACAGGAAGAGAGAGCTTGATTCGACTGATAGGTAAACGCCGTCGTTTTCTTCCCAATCGTCACACACTCCTTCAG GACAATACTGCTAAAGAAGATGAACAAATTCAGCAAAATGAAGtatcaacaacaacaacaacaactgATGACTGGGTATCATGCCCTGTTTGCGGAACCCGAATTCGCGGCGAAGACTCCGTTATAAACTCGCATTTAG ATGTATGTCTATCTAGTGGGAAAAGACGAAAATTGACTCAACGCACCTTACATCAGCTCAACTTTTGCTCACAATTACAGAAAGCAAGTAGTAGTGTTGTACAGAACGACATTGATACTGGCTCGATTAAGTCTGTTGCTGCCGGTGTTGAAAATGATGAGAGTAATCCTTGTGAAGCGATACCATTGTTTATCGAGCCTATTTCTGTTGAGAATGATGATAGTAATCCTTGTGAAGCAATGCCATTGTTTATCGAACCTATTTCTGTTGAAAATGGCATGTCTAGTGAAGCGGAGAAATCATTTGATGGGCATAGGACCAATTTCCATGCTGATCCTCCTTCATTGACATTGAAAGATGGTGTGTCTGAATTTGATTCAACCACAACTTTGGATGGTATATTGGCGACGCCTTTTGAAACTTTCATCGTCGGCCGTAGGTTTAGTGTTAAGAAGGAAGTAAACCTTGGGGAAAGAATCTGTCTTTTGAGAGACCCGGAAAATGTGAAGGACCCAAATGCAATTAAG GTTCTTTTGGAAGATTCTGCACTCTGTATAGGGCTTGGCTTCCTTCCCCGAGAACTAGCTCAGTCTTTATCTCCGTTAATTGAGAAGTACTCTCTAGCCTTTGAG GGACATGTGATTTCTGTACCCAAAAGTTCTCTTGATGCTGTTCCAATTCAGGTTGTGTGCTGCAAAGTGATGTCACATGGTGATAGAGACCATAGTGAAGTTGAAGCTTTTAAGTGTCTATGGAGAAACATGCTTCATGTAGTTGAATCTGCAAAAAGTTACGAAAGTAGTAATACAAAATATCAACAGAACTTTTGTTTGTTGGTTCAAGAGGTTTTGAGAGGCAACCCTCACCTTTTCACTGATGGTGAGAAAACTTTCATGG AatcatttgtttttctttcagATGACAGTCAGAGGCTTTTTGTTCGACTTTACACACGGAAag GCCCATGGTTCCGGTTGTCTAATATTATCTACCCAGAAGTTTTTGATACTAAGCAGGCAATCAAGGAGCTTTCTG CAACAGGCTATATATATTCGTTTGAAGATTCAAAAAATCTACCAAACAGTGACATTAAAGAAATTTTGAATGTGCTTACCAAGTCTGAGCTACGTGAAATTTTGTGCATGCTTAAGAAG AATGGCACTCAGTCGGGAAGGAAACAGGAAATTATTGCATATCTTTTGTCAACTTATAAAGATGGAACATG CTTATTCCTACCAACTGAAGTTTTCAATCGAACAGGAATGTGTATAAAGATATCTTCAAAGGCTGAATCCCTTATTTGGCGTGCTGAG AGACTTTTCTTCATGAATGGAGAGCAGGATCTATCGGCATTTTTACTAGTTGATTTGGGAATAGTCAAGTATCCAACGTACAACTGCATTATATCAGAACATATTTTTTCAACTCGAAGTAATTTTCTAGCTTATGAAGAG GCGATTGAAGTGGCACAGATAATGGATGAGTCTCTTGAGGAAAATAAGAATGATTTGGTCTTAAGATGCATAAACATAGCTGAATCCTTTTTATCAAGCTCTACTGCAAAAGAACCTCAATCTATGACCTCTGACACAGCGGTTGCAACTCTTTCATGCTTCTCAGCATCATGGGTATACTCAAAAGTGGTTTTTCTTGGAATTTCATTTCTTGAGCATGAGCGCAG GTACCAAGATGCGATTGGCATGTTGAAGAGATTGCTGGCTTGTTTTCCATGTGATAGAAGGAGAGGTTATTGGATACTGAGATTATCAATTGATTTGGAGCATATAGGTTGCCCCAATGACAGTCTTTTAGTTGCTGAAGATGGTTTATCAGATCCATGGGTACGTGCTGGTTCAAGAATAGCATTGCAAAAGCGAGTTCTTCGCCTGGGAAAGCCTCCAAGGCGTTGGAAAGTTCCCAGCTTCTCGCAATCCATGAAGAGGAAGATCAAGGAG GTTCATATTCAGGGGAGACCTTTGAACAGTGAAGTCGGAAAGAAGAGTAGGTTCTATGGAGAAGATGGGGAGCAGTGTGGAGTAGAGCAGCTTGCTTTGCAATATTATGCTGGCGATGGAGGTGGATGGCAAGGTGTTCATGCAGAGAGTGGCATTTGGTTGACCATTTTCGGGCTTCTTATGTGGGGCATTATTTTTTCAGATGTACCAAATGTCTTCCTCAACAGATTTCAG ACTGCCCCATTGGACTTGGAGACTGATGGCTTCTACACAGCAAGAAAGACTCTTATAGAATCTCACTTGCAGAAAATTCATGATGGTCTGGCTGAGGAGATCATCATCGAATCATGGGAACTAAATTCAGGAACATCTTGTAGAGGAGTCAATTGGGGTCGGTTTTCTCTCTCTGAAGTTCGTGCTGCTGTTACTTGCATCGGAGGCCCTTGTTTGGCTTCACTCTGCAGGCATCTTGCCCAAGACTATCGTAGCTGGTCCAGTGGAATGCCAGATTTATTCTTGTGGCGCTTCTATGAAGAATACAGAGGAGAAGCCAAGCTCGTCGAAGTTAAAGGTCCCAAGGATCGTCTCTCTGAACAGCAGCACGCATGGCTCTTGCTGTTAATGGATTGTGGATTCAATACGGAAGTTTGTAAAGTAAGCCCCGTGTCATTTGATACATGA
- the LOC126687311 gene encoding fanconi-associated nuclease 1 homolog isoform X2 has translation MQLSQVLLEDSALCIGLGFLPRELAQSLSPLIEKYSLAFEGHVISVPKSSLDAVPIQVVCCKVMSHGDRDHSEVEAFKCLWRNMLHVVESAKSYESSNTKYQQNFCLLVQEVLRGNPHLFTDGEKTFMESFVFLSDDSQRLFVRLYTRKGPWFRLSNIIYPEVFDTKQAIKELSATGYIYSFEDSKNLPNSDIKEILNVLTKSELREILCMLKKNGTQSGRKQEIIAYLLSTYKDGTCLFLPTEVFNRTGMCIKISSKAESLIWRAERLFFMNGEQDLSAFLLVDLGIVKYPTYNCIISEHIFSTRSNFLAYEEAIEVAQIMDESLEENKNDLVLRCINIAESFLSSSTAKEPQSMTSDTAVATLSCFSASWVYSKVVFLGISFLEHERRYQDAIGMLKRLLACFPCDRRRGYWILRLSIDLEHIGCPNDSLLVAEDGLSDPWVRAGSRIALQKRVLRLGKPPRRWKVPSFSQSMKRKIKEVHIQGRPLNSEVGKKSRFYGEDGEQCGVEQLALQYYAGDGGGWQGVHAESGIWLTIFGLLMWGIIFSDVPNVFLNRFQTAPLDLETDGFYTARKTLIESHLQKIHDGLAEEIIIESWELNSGTSCRGVNWGRFSLSEVRAAVTCIGGPCLASLCRHLAQDYRSWSSGMPDLFLWRFYEEYRGEAKLVEVKGPKDRLSEQQHAWLLLLMDCGFNTEVCKVSPVSFDT, from the exons ATGCAATTAAG TCAGGTTCTTTTGGAAGATTCTGCACTCTGTATAGGGCTTGGCTTCCTTCCCCGAGAACTAGCTCAGTCTTTATCTCCGTTAATTGAGAAGTACTCTCTAGCCTTTGAG GGACATGTGATTTCTGTACCCAAAAGTTCTCTTGATGCTGTTCCAATTCAGGTTGTGTGCTGCAAAGTGATGTCACATGGTGATAGAGACCATAGTGAAGTTGAAGCTTTTAAGTGTCTATGGAGAAACATGCTTCATGTAGTTGAATCTGCAAAAAGTTACGAAAGTAGTAATACAAAATATCAACAGAACTTTTGTTTGTTGGTTCAAGAGGTTTTGAGAGGCAACCCTCACCTTTTCACTGATGGTGAGAAAACTTTCATGG AatcatttgtttttctttcagATGACAGTCAGAGGCTTTTTGTTCGACTTTACACACGGAAag GCCCATGGTTCCGGTTGTCTAATATTATCTACCCAGAAGTTTTTGATACTAAGCAGGCAATCAAGGAGCTTTCTG CAACAGGCTATATATATTCGTTTGAAGATTCAAAAAATCTACCAAACAGTGACATTAAAGAAATTTTGAATGTGCTTACCAAGTCTGAGCTACGTGAAATTTTGTGCATGCTTAAGAAG AATGGCACTCAGTCGGGAAGGAAACAGGAAATTATTGCATATCTTTTGTCAACTTATAAAGATGGAACATG CTTATTCCTACCAACTGAAGTTTTCAATCGAACAGGAATGTGTATAAAGATATCTTCAAAGGCTGAATCCCTTATTTGGCGTGCTGAG AGACTTTTCTTCATGAATGGAGAGCAGGATCTATCGGCATTTTTACTAGTTGATTTGGGAATAGTCAAGTATCCAACGTACAACTGCATTATATCAGAACATATTTTTTCAACTCGAAGTAATTTTCTAGCTTATGAAGAG GCGATTGAAGTGGCACAGATAATGGATGAGTCTCTTGAGGAAAATAAGAATGATTTGGTCTTAAGATGCATAAACATAGCTGAATCCTTTTTATCAAGCTCTACTGCAAAAGAACCTCAATCTATGACCTCTGACACAGCGGTTGCAACTCTTTCATGCTTCTCAGCATCATGGGTATACTCAAAAGTGGTTTTTCTTGGAATTTCATTTCTTGAGCATGAGCGCAG GTACCAAGATGCGATTGGCATGTTGAAGAGATTGCTGGCTTGTTTTCCATGTGATAGAAGGAGAGGTTATTGGATACTGAGATTATCAATTGATTTGGAGCATATAGGTTGCCCCAATGACAGTCTTTTAGTTGCTGAAGATGGTTTATCAGATCCATGGGTACGTGCTGGTTCAAGAATAGCATTGCAAAAGCGAGTTCTTCGCCTGGGAAAGCCTCCAAGGCGTTGGAAAGTTCCCAGCTTCTCGCAATCCATGAAGAGGAAGATCAAGGAG GTTCATATTCAGGGGAGACCTTTGAACAGTGAAGTCGGAAAGAAGAGTAGGTTCTATGGAGAAGATGGGGAGCAGTGTGGAGTAGAGCAGCTTGCTTTGCAATATTATGCTGGCGATGGAGGTGGATGGCAAGGTGTTCATGCAGAGAGTGGCATTTGGTTGACCATTTTCGGGCTTCTTATGTGGGGCATTATTTTTTCAGATGTACCAAATGTCTTCCTCAACAGATTTCAG ACTGCCCCATTGGACTTGGAGACTGATGGCTTCTACACAGCAAGAAAGACTCTTATAGAATCTCACTTGCAGAAAATTCATGATGGTCTGGCTGAGGAGATCATCATCGAATCATGGGAACTAAATTCAGGAACATCTTGTAGAGGAGTCAATTGGGGTCGGTTTTCTCTCTCTGAAGTTCGTGCTGCTGTTACTTGCATCGGAGGCCCTTGTTTGGCTTCACTCTGCAGGCATCTTGCCCAAGACTATCGTAGCTGGTCCAGTGGAATGCCAGATTTATTCTTGTGGCGCTTCTATGAAGAATACAGAGGAGAAGCCAAGCTCGTCGAAGTTAAAGGTCCCAAGGATCGTCTCTCTGAACAGCAGCACGCATGGCTCTTGCTGTTAATGGATTGTGGATTCAATACGGAAGTTTGTAAAGTAAGCCCCGTGTCATTTGATACATGA
- the LOC126654127 gene encoding AUGMIN subunit 2, which produces MANGDTTWVGKKPIRRIGGMSDALSIAADLGFSVAPPLSQEEIYNLSTSTGEKGDDLIRVLRELTSVQRKIADLQVELQGRKDDKNVANLTHVSEMEKKIETLARITTILKDVIQNKDRIIARLQQPYSLDCIPVEAEYQKQFSELLMKAASDYGALTASVSDFQWSQNFKESPSVWGEMLRPIPVALASCTRFFEAMSAMRESFATLQHLRVGQSVSSLPTTPANDLSQRSVRNSNFVTPPPWRNESSLDDLAVKSARKQEIVRQEADDESSEVGDFQAEDGTGHRRLSWPPSVKKSGI; this is translated from the exons ATGGCGAACGGCGACACTACATGGGTGGGCAAGAAGCCAATCCGACGCATCGGAGGAATGTCCGACGCCCTCTCAATTGCCGCCGATCTCGGTTTTTCTGTCGCTCCTCCTCTCTCTCAG GAGGAAATTTATAACTTATCCACCAGTACTGGCGAGAAGGGTGATGATTTAATTAGGGTTCTAAGAGAATTAACTAGCGTACAAAGAAAAATAGCTGACCTACAAGTTGAACTTCAAGGTCGCAAG GATGATAAAAATGTGGCGAATTTGACCCATGTTAGtgaaatggagaagaagattgAAACTTTGGCCAGGATTACTACTATACTGAAAGATGTGATTCAGAATAAG GATCGGATAATAGCTCGTCTTCAACAACCATATTCTTTAGATTGTATTCCAGTTGAAGCTGAATATCAG AAACAATTTTCAGAATTACTGATGAAGGCCGCCAGCGATTATGGTGCCTTGACAGCATCTGTTTCTGATTTTCAATGGAGTCAGAACTTTAAGGAGTCTCCTTCAGTGTGGGGG GAAATGCTACGTCCTATTCCTGTTGCTTTAGCATCTTGCACCCGGTTCTTTGAAGCAATGTCTGCCATGAGAGAATCATTTGCTACACTCCAACATTTGAGGGTTGGCCAATCGGTTTCCTCTTTGCCGACAACACCAGCAAATGATCTTTCGCAAAGATCAGTAAGGAATTCAAATTTTGTAACTCCTCCTCCTTGGAGAAATGAATCCAGTTTAGATGACTTGGCTGTCAAAAGCGCAAGGAAACAAGAAATTGTGCGGCAAGAAGCAGATGATGAAAGCAGTGAAGTTGGCGACTTTCAAGCGGAAGATGGCACCGGCCACAGGAGATTGTCTTGGCCTCCATCGGTTAAAAAGAGCGGCATATAG
- the LOC126687157 gene encoding putative protease Do-like 14 isoform X2 has protein sequence MSKRKVTGRSPWQRDEKEASYTPQEWDCMKYNLSDCIKYSVDKPMFAIYDKNKTLDIYTKRAALRAAPFVVALVAYIGEEMLYQSSGTIIESDDVSSVILTSANLIRCPQTKTVAPNNIKVFVYLKDGRSFLGKVLTFNSHYNIVVIKIQSDAPLPIASLKLLDDSITIDPSERHFHEEKTFQLWPHSKTHNLIPGDRLFALGRYFVKPYDIMIAPGEFCLDRCNYECKELFMASCRITRCGIGGPLSNCNGEVVGICFYDCACTPFLPINLVSKWWNQYKKNGVTRQPYVGIELTNLYVAELYVMEEIIQKFPNICKGVFVEEML, from the exons ATGTCCAAAAGAAAGGTGACAGGTCGTAGTCCATGGCAACGGGATGAGAAGGAGGCATCTTAca CTCCTCAAGAGTGGGATTGCATGAAGTATAATTTGAGTGATTGCATAAAGTATTCTGTGGATAAACCCATGTTTGCTATATATGATAAAAACAAGACCTTGGATATTTACACCAAAAGAGCTGCATTGCGTGCTGCTCCGTTCGTTGTCGCGCTTGTAGCTTATATAG GTGAAGAGATGTTGTATCAGAGTTCTGGAACTATCATTGAAAGTGATGATGTCAGCAGTGTTATTCTCACTTCTGCTAATCTCATCAGGTGTCCTCAAACAAAAACTGTTGCACCAAATAACATTAAG GTTTTTGTGTACCTTAAAGATGGGAGATCGTTTCTTGGCAAAGTTTTGACATTCAACTCTCATTATAATATTgttgtcataaaaattcaatcAGATGCTCCTCTACCAATTGCATCGCTAAAACTCTTAGATGATTCTATCACGATTGATCCGAGTGAGCGTCATTTCCATGAAGAAAAAACATTTCAGCTTTGGCCACATTCAAAGACACATAATCTTATTCCCGGAGATAGATTATTTGCCCTTGGACGCTATTTCGTGAAGCCTTATGACATCATGATTGCTCCTGGTGAATTTTG TCTTGATCGTTGTAATTATGAGTGCAAGGAGCTTTTTATGGCGTCTTGTAGAATCACAAGA tGTGGTATTGGAGGGCCGCTTAGCAACTGTAATGGGGAAGTCGTTGGAATCTGTTTTTATGATTGTGCATGCACTCCTTTCTTGCCAATCAATCTAGTATCTAAGTGGTGGAACCAATACAAGAAAAATGG GGTAACCCGTCAGCCTTATGTTGGAATTGAATTGACCAACCTATATGTGGCCGAACTATATGTTATGGAggaaatcattcaaaaattTCCCAACATCTGTAAAGGCGTATTTGTTGAAGAG ATGCTTTAA
- the LOC126687157 gene encoding putative protease Do-like 14 isoform X1 has translation MSKRKVTGRSPWQRDEKEASYTPQEWDCMKYNLSDCIKYSVDKPMFAIYDKNKTLDIYTKRAALRAAPFVVALVAYIGEEMLYQSSGTIIESDDVSSVILTSANLIRCPQTKTVAPNNIKVFVYLKDGRSFLGKVLTFNSHYNIVVIKIQSDAPLPIASLKLLDDSITIDPSERHFHEEKTFQLWPHSKTHNLIPGDRLFALGRYFVKPYDIMIAPGEFCLDRCNYECKELFMASCRITRCGIGGPLSNCNGEVVGICFYDCACTPFLPINLVSKWWNQYKKNGVTRQPYVGIELTNLYVAELYVMEEIIQKFPNICKGVFVEEVIPGSVADFVGLRPKDVITKFGGKTVHGFLELIELMWDKVGDSVDLVVLRASDGASLNLCMPVEEVTPDKSYSWPLWENAR, from the exons ATGTCCAAAAGAAAGGTGACAGGTCGTAGTCCATGGCAACGGGATGAGAAGGAGGCATCTTAca CTCCTCAAGAGTGGGATTGCATGAAGTATAATTTGAGTGATTGCATAAAGTATTCTGTGGATAAACCCATGTTTGCTATATATGATAAAAACAAGACCTTGGATATTTACACCAAAAGAGCTGCATTGCGTGCTGCTCCGTTCGTTGTCGCGCTTGTAGCTTATATAG GTGAAGAGATGTTGTATCAGAGTTCTGGAACTATCATTGAAAGTGATGATGTCAGCAGTGTTATTCTCACTTCTGCTAATCTCATCAGGTGTCCTCAAACAAAAACTGTTGCACCAAATAACATTAAG GTTTTTGTGTACCTTAAAGATGGGAGATCGTTTCTTGGCAAAGTTTTGACATTCAACTCTCATTATAATATTgttgtcataaaaattcaatcAGATGCTCCTCTACCAATTGCATCGCTAAAACTCTTAGATGATTCTATCACGATTGATCCGAGTGAGCGTCATTTCCATGAAGAAAAAACATTTCAGCTTTGGCCACATTCAAAGACACATAATCTTATTCCCGGAGATAGATTATTTGCCCTTGGACGCTATTTCGTGAAGCCTTATGACATCATGATTGCTCCTGGTGAATTTTG TCTTGATCGTTGTAATTATGAGTGCAAGGAGCTTTTTATGGCGTCTTGTAGAATCACAAGA tGTGGTATTGGAGGGCCGCTTAGCAACTGTAATGGGGAAGTCGTTGGAATCTGTTTTTATGATTGTGCATGCACTCCTTTCTTGCCAATCAATCTAGTATCTAAGTGGTGGAACCAATACAAGAAAAATGG GGTAACCCGTCAGCCTTATGTTGGAATTGAATTGACCAACCTATATGTGGCCGAACTATATGTTATGGAggaaatcattcaaaaattTCCCAACATCTGTAAAGGCGTATTTGTTGAAGAG GTTATACCAGGCTCTGTTGCTGATTTTGTCGGGTTAAGACCAAAAGATGTTATAACTAAATTTGGTGGAAAAACAGTTCATGGTTTCTTGGAG TTAATTGAACTTATGTGGGATAAGGTTGGGGATTCAGTGGACCTTGTTGTTCTACGAGCAAGTGATGGCGCTTCTTTGAATCTCTGCATGCCGGTGGAAGAGGTCACACCAGATAAATCCTATAG CTGGCCACTTTGGGAAAATGCACGGTAA
- the LOC126687159 gene encoding uncharacterized protein LOC126687159, which translates to MDSDPMSTKPQLTADSVLSPQELRALNTELKSIVWVLRVYCPNNNNQIVESFSTAFSIDRNGLIMTSAHTFVKRPYIITARRLHDVSFLHKVEEVHIKHTWDIAVLRVKNVSDCNFGRLAVDRSLFVGQKLLHIGHPGNLVGSLFVGTVAFPCMDDVDVPQDNQICSNYICTALDITPRYRIMGHIWNVDAWIKAKQNEYEFERQLHPQTPIIQIYGLGSREGCSGGPVFNIKGEIVGIMSMGFLGFEIAIHSSLLRQVLSETEEKMQGGNNKQGGNQAGCSKRHKK; encoded by the exons ATG GATTCTGATCCTATGTCTACCAAACCGCAACTCACAGCTGATTCCGTATTAAGCCCCCAAGAGCTGCGTGCTTTAAATACTGAGCTTAAGAGCATTGTGTGGGTACTTAGAGTATATTGCCCAAATAACAATAATCAAATTGTAGAAAGTTTCTCCACAGCTTTTTCTATTGACAGAAACGGGTTGATCATGACTTCTGCTCATACATTCGTAAAACGTCCATATATTATTACTGCTCGTAGGTTACATGATGTTTCTTTTTTGCATAAAGTTGAGGAGGTTCATATAAAACATACATGGGATATTGCAGTATTGAGAGTTAAGAATGTTTCTGATTGTAATTTTGGGAGATTGGCAGTTGATAGATCGTTATTTGTGGGACAAAAACTTTTACACATCGGGCATCCGGGTAATTTAGTGGGTTCTCTCTTTGTTGGAACTGTTGCATTTCCTTGTATGGATGATGTTGATGTCCCGCAAGACAATCAAATATGTAGTAATTACATTTGCACTGCATTGGATATCACACCCCGATATCGCATTATGGGCCATATATGGAACGTGGATGCGTGGATAAAAGCTAAGCAAAACGAGTATGAATTTGAGAGGCAACTTCACCCTCAAACTCCCATAATACAAATCTATGGTCTTGGATCTAGAGAGGGTTGTTCAGGTGGTCCGGTTTTTAACATTAAAGGAGAAATTGTGGGAATTATGTCAATGGGATTTTTGGGTTTTGAAATTGCAATACACAGTAGTTTATTACGACAAGTCTTGAGCGAAACAGAAGAGAAGATGCAAGGGGGAAATAACAAACAAGGCGGCAATCAG GCCGGTTGTTCGAAGAGGCATAAGAAATAA
- the LOC126687165 gene encoding uncharacterized protein LOC126687165, which produces MQIFLNSMLRGVAVILRVCLQKFMSCQGACLESMGTDQPAEVVDDAPKDLNPGACLYTRTQSMLSCDGSHRHTRRTVFSGR; this is translated from the exons AtgcaaatatttttgaattctaTGCTGAGAGGTGTTGCCGTAATTCTGAGAGTGTG TTTGCAGAAATTTATGAGTTGCCAAGGAGCATGCTTAGAAAGTATGGGAACTGATCAACCTGCTGAAGTTGTTGACGATGCTCCTAAAGACTTG AACCCAGGAGCATGCTTGTACACTCGAACACAGTCGATGCTTTCCTGTGATGGTTCACATCGGCATACCAG GAGAACTGTTTTTTCAGGAAGATGA